In a genomic window of Chrysemys picta bellii isolate R12L10 chromosome 1, ASM1138683v2, whole genome shotgun sequence:
- the LOC101948007 gene encoding olfactory receptor 52R1-like — MQKTLLCLRVGHFLPYAMSDYNRTNFTNPSTFILLGIPGLEAAHLWISIPFCAMYAIDLLGNFTILFIVKREPSLHEPMFYFLCMLAITDLVISTSTLPKMLSIFWFSSREISFSACLTQMYFVHSFSGIESGILVAMAFDRYVAICDPLRHSTILTNPVVAKIGLAVVLRSGILALPYPFLASRWPYCRTNIIPHFYCEHIAVVKLACADIRISSYYGLFDLLSVIGMDVFFIAVSYTLILRAIFRLPTKDAQLKTFGTCISHVCAILALYIPDLFSSLMLRFGHNVPLHFLILITGVYHLIPPVLHPIIYGLRTKQIRDRLLQLFTHKKT; from the coding sequence ATGCAGAAGACACTCTTatgcctcagagttggacactTTCTCCCCTACGCCATGTCAGATTATAACAGAAccaacttcaccaacccctccaccttcatcctgctgggcattcctggcctggaggcagcccatCTCTGGATCTCCATTCCCTTCTGTGCTATGTACGCCATAGATttgttggggaacttcaccatcctgttcatcgtgaagagggagccgagcctccatgagcccatgttctatttcctctgcatgctggccatcaccGACCTGGTCATATCCACATCCACCctacccaaaatgctgagcatcttctggttcagtTCCCGGGAGAtcagtttcagtgcctgcctcacccaaaTGTATTTTGTTCACTCCTTCTCAGGGATTGAGTCTGGAATCCTCGTGGCCATGGCTTTcgatcgctacgtggccatctgcgatcccctgagacattccacaaTCCTGACAAACCCTGTGGTGGCCAAGATAGGCCTGGCCGTGGTGCTGCGCAGTGGCATACTCGCATTACCCTATCCCTTCCTGGCGAGCcggtggccatattgcagaaccaacatcatcccccacttTTATTGTGAGCATatagctgtggtgaagctggcctgcgctGACATCCGCATCAGTAGTTACTACGGCCTGTTTGATCTTCTCTCTGTGATCGGaatggatgtgttttttatcgCCGTGTCCTATACTctgatcctcagggccatcttccgCCTCCCCACGAAGGATGCCCAGCTCaaaacttttgggacctgcatctCTCATGTTTGTGCCATCTTAGCTTTGTACATCCCAGATTTATTTTCCTCTCTCATGCTGCGTTTTGGCCACAATGTGCCACTGCACTTCCTCATTCTCATTACCGGTGTGTACCACCTCATTCCCCCGGTGCTGCATCCCATCATTTACGGgttgaggaccaaacagatccgggacaggctgctccagctctttactCATAAAAAGACCTAA